The Geoalkalibacter subterraneus genome contains the following window.
CTTTGCGGCGAACCCTGGCTTTACGTTTGAGCCGCGCGTTTCTTCTTTGCTGTGCGAAACTCACAACCTGTCTCCTTATGCTGAAAAAGTCTTCTGAATTGCGTAAACGTTCATTTACTTACCGGTCTTGCCGGCCTTGCGGATAATCCGTTCACCAGCATACTTGATTCCTTTGCCCTTGTAAGGCTCAGGCTCACGAAAAGAACGGATTTTTGCAGCCGTCGCACCGACAAGTTCCTTATCGATACCGCGCACAATGATCTTGGTTTGCTTCTCAACCTCGGCACTGATCCCCTGAGGCAATTTATACTCGATGGGGTGCGAATAACCGAGAGCAAGGTTCAAAACGTCGCCCTTGAGGTCTGCACGGTAGCCAACGCCGCTGATTTCAAGAATCTTCTCAAAACCGTTAGTAACCCCTTCGACCATGTTGGCCACGAGAGTGCGCGTCAACCCCTGGACGGAACGATCTTTTGCGTCAGGGCTGAGGGGAGTAACAACAACGGTGTCGCTCTCCACGGCGATATTCACTTTTTCCGGCAGATCGCGCTGCAACTTACCCTTGGGACCTTCAACTTTAATGTTGATCCCCTGAAGAGCAATCTTGACGCCGCCAGGAATCTGGACAGGCAGTTTCCCAATCCGTGACATGACAATTAACTCCTTTTCCCTCTACCAGATGGTGCAGATGACTTCGCCGCCGATTTTTCCTTCACGGGCAGCGACATCATTAAGCACACCACGCGATGTTGAAAGAATCGCGGCGCCAAGACCGTTCTTCACCTGAGGGATTTCATCGCTCCCCACATAGACGCGGCGTCCAGGCGTGGAGACACGTTTAATTTCATGAATGACATGGGTGTTGTCATCGTCATAACGCAAATAAATGCGCAGAACACCCTGCTTGTCATCGCTAATAACTTTAAAGTTTTTGATATAGCCAAGCTCTTTCAGGGCAGTGGCAATAGCCACCTTGACGTTGGACGACGGCACGTCGACCCTGGCGTGCTTGGCGGTGCCCGCATTACGAATGCGGGTCAGAAGATCTGCAATGGGATCAGTCATAGACATGGGACAACTCCTAGAACCCTCTACCAGCTGGACTTGACAACGCCGGGGATTTTACCTTCGGATGCCAGCTTGCGCAGGCAGATACGACACATTTTGAATTTACGATAGTAGGCACGGGGCCGCCCGCAAAGAGGACAGCGATTGTATTCGCGCACCTTGAATTTTTTAGGCCTGGTGGCCTTGATCATCATCGATTTTTTTGCCACAACGTCCTCCGGTCGCTGAAAAACTATTTCCTGAAGGGCATTCCAAGCCCTGCGAGAAGCTGTCGGGCTTCTTCGTCTGATTTAGCCGTGGTCACAATGCTGATGTTCAACCCGCTGACCTTGGCGATTTTATCAATATCGATTTCGGGAAAGATAATCTGCTCACGAATCCCGAGAGTGTAATTACCGCGCCCGTCGAAAGCCTTGGGTGAAACACCCTTGAAGTCACGAACGCGGGGCAAAGCGACATTGATGAGACGATCGAGAAATTCGAAGGCTTTGGCGCGACGCAGAGTCACCATGCAGCCAATAGGCATCCCCTCGCGCAGCTTAAAGCCGGCAATCGACTTTTTGGCGCGGGTGATGACGGCCCGCTGACCGGTCATCTTGGTCAGTTCCTCCACCGCGGATTCCAGAAGTTTAGGATTCTGGATCGCCTCACCAAGCCCCATGTTGACCACAACCTTCTCAACACGAGGGACTTCCATGACGTTCTTGTACTGGAATTCCTTCATGAGCTTGGGTGCGATGTCAGTGGCAAAATGTTCCTTCAGCCTGGCCATGGATTTTCTCCCTTACTTATCCACAATTTCGTTACATTTTTTGCAGAAACGCACCTTGCTGCCGTCATCGAGAACGCGCTTGCCCGTGCGAACGGGCTTGCTGCACGACGGGCAGACAAGCATAACGTTTGAAGCGTCCAAAGGAGCTTCCTTCTCGACAATTCCACCCTCGGACTGACCTGGGCGGGGACGGGTGTGCCGCTTGATCATGTTGACATTTTCAACAATCAGACGGCCCTTGTCGGCAAAAATCTTCTGCACCTTACCGGTTTTCCCGCGGTCCTTTCCGGCGGTTATCATCACCATGTCATTGGTTTTGACATGCATTTTTTTTGTTGCCATGGTTTTGCTCTCCAATGTTCGATCGGCTCTGATCAAAGAACCTCAGGGGCCAGCGACACAATTTTCATAAACTGGCGCGCACGAAGCTCACGAGCCACGGGACCAAAAATCCTTGTCCCCACTGGCTCGCCCGCGGCATTAACAACCACGGCGGAATTGTTGTCAAAACGGATATAAGACCCGTCGGGACGCGGCACTTCCTTGGCAGTCCGAACAATCACCGCACGCACGATGTCGCCTTTTTTTACTTTTGAATTCGGCAGGGCTTCTTTGACCGAGCAGATAATAATATCGCCGAGACCGGCGTATTTACGCTTGGAGCCACCGAGTACCTTGACACAGCACAATTTCCGAGCTCCGGAATTGTCGGCCACGTCAAGCATTGACTGCATCTGAATCATGGCTCGTTTCTCCTAAACCATTGTAGTCTTTTCAAGAATTTCTCGAACCTGCCACCGCTTTTCCTTGGACAAGGGGCGGGACTCGACAATCAGAACCTTGTCTCCCGCCTGGCAGCTGTTGAGCTCATCGTGCGCCTTGCAAGTCACCTTGCGGCGAATGTACTTGCGGTATACGGGATGCTTGACCATCTGGTCGACACGGACCACGACGGTTTTGTCCATTTTATCACTGACCACAATCCCGATGCGGGTTTTCCGGTTTCCACGCTGTTTCGTCATAATAATCCTCGCAATCCCGCCTATACCTTCTTCTCAACCATGATGGTCTTGATGCGGGCGATGTCTTTTCTCACCTGAGACAGACGTGCGGTGTTCTCGAGGTGCCCCGTATGCATCTGAAACCTGAGGTTGAAAAGTTCCTTGTTCAGTTCCTGATTTTTCTGGTCCAATTCATCCAGACTCATTTCACGCATTTCAGTCGCCTTCATGGCCAAACGCCTCCCGGGTCACGAATTTGGTTTTCATGGGGAGCTTGTGAGCGGCAAGACGGAAGGCTTCACGTGCGATTCCCTCTTCCACACCTTGCATCTCATAGAGCATATGCCCGGGCTTGACTACGGCTACCCAGGACTCCGGAGACCCCTTGCCTTTACCCATACGGGTTTCGGCGGGCTTCTTGGTCAGAGGCTTGTGCGGAAACGCACGGATCCAGATCTTGCCGCCACGTTTAATGTAGCGGGTCATGGCACGACGTGCCGCCTCGATTTGACGCGACGACAGCCAACCGCACTCAATCGCCTGAAGACCAAAATCTCCGAAATTGAGTTCTGTGCCCCGCTGGGCCGCCCCCTTCATGCGGCCCTTTTGCTGCTTTCTATATTTAACCTTCTTGGGCATTAACATGACGGCTAACTCCTAAAACCCATTTATTGTTGCTCTTGCTTCAACACTTCGCCTTTGAAGATAAGAACCTTGACACCGATGATGCCGTAGGTTGTCTTCGCTTCGGCAAAGCCATAATCGATATCGGCCCGAAGGGTGTGCAGGGGCACGCGGCCCTCGCGATACCACTCGGTACGGCTCATCTCAGCACCACCCAAACGTCCGGCACAATTGATCTTGATCCCCTGAGCTCCGAATTTCAAGGCCTGGCTGACACTTTTTTTCATGGCGCGGCGAAAGGCCACGCGACGCTCGAGCTGCAGAGCGACGTTTTCGGCAACAAGCTGGGCATCAATTTCAGGCTTGCGGACTTCCTGGATATTGATAAAGATTTCCTTGTCGGTCAGTTTGGCCAGCTCTTTTTTGAGCGCCTCGACCTCGGACCCCTTTTTGCCGATGATGATGCCAGGACGCGCAGCATAAATGTTAATTTTTGCTTTGTTCGCGGCGCGCTCCATTTCTATCTTAGAAATCCCGGCATGGTAAAGGCGTTTCTTCAAATAGTCACGCAATTTTATATCTTCATGCACGAGATCGGCATAATTCTCCTCGGCATACCAACGGGAATCCCATGTCCGGATTACACCCAGACGAAACCCAACAGGATGAACTTTCTGTCCCAAGCTGTCACCTCCTCTAACGGACTATTTCAGACCGAGAACCACGGTAATGTGGCTGGTCGGCTTACGAATACGACTGGCGCGCCCCATGGCACGCGGGATAAAACGCTTCAGCGCCGGACCCTGATTGACGAAGATCTGCTTCACATAGAGCCGATCCACATCGGAGACGCCTTTTTGCTCGGCATTGGCTACTGCGGAGGCCACGAGCTTGGAGACAATCCCGGCAGCTTTCTGCGGACTGTATTTCAACACGGTCAACGCGTCCTGGACGTTGCGTCCACGCACCAGGTCCACAACAAGGCGGGCCTTTTGCGCCGAAAGTCGCGCGTATCTCAATTTTGCACTGGATTCCATGGATCTAGACTCCTATCGGAATGTCCTATTTTCTCTTGCCCTTGCCCTTTTTGTCGGCACCATGTCCATAATAGGTCCGAGTAGGGGCGAACTCGCCGAGCTTGTGCCCGACCATATTCTCGGTAATGAATACCGGAATGAACTTTTTGCCGTTATGCACCGCGAAGGTGTGCCCAACGAATTCAGGGATGATGGTGGACCGACGGGACCAGGTCTTAATGACCGCCTTACGGGTAGTACCACCTTCAATGTCGACCTTGCGCAGAAGGCTGTCCTGAATATAGGGCCCTTTTTTAATTGATCTAGCCACTTCCAACTCCTATTAAATCAGGTGGAATTACTTCCGTTTGCGAATGATGAATCGATCGGTACGCTTGTTCACGCGGGTTTTGTA
Protein-coding sequences here:
- the rplF gene encoding 50S ribosomal protein L6 — translated: MSRIGKLPVQIPGGVKIALQGINIKVEGPKGKLQRDLPEKVNIAVESDTVVVTPLSPDAKDRSVQGLTRTLVANMVEGVTNGFEKILEISGVGYRADLKGDVLNLALGYSHPIEYKLPQGISAEVEKQTKIIVRGIDKELVGATAAKIRSFREPEPYKGKGIKYAGERIIRKAGKTGK
- the rpsH gene encoding 30S ribosomal protein S8; protein product: MSMTDPIADLLTRIRNAGTAKHARVDVPSSNVKVAIATALKELGYIKNFKVISDDKQGVLRIYLRYDDDNTHVIHEIKRVSTPGRRVYVGSDEIPQVKNGLGAAILSTSRGVLNDVAAREGKIGGEVICTIW
- a CDS encoding type Z 30S ribosomal protein S14, with the translated sequence MAKKSMMIKATRPKKFKVREYNRCPLCGRPRAYYRKFKMCRICLRKLASEGKIPGVVKSSW
- the rplE gene encoding 50S ribosomal protein L5, yielding MARLKEHFATDIAPKLMKEFQYKNVMEVPRVEKVVVNMGLGEAIQNPKLLESAVEELTKMTGQRAVITRAKKSIAGFKLREGMPIGCMVTLRRAKAFEFLDRLINVALPRVRDFKGVSPKAFDGRGNYTLGIREQIIFPEIDIDKIAKVSGLNISIVTTAKSDEEARQLLAGLGMPFRK
- the rplX gene encoding 50S ribosomal protein L24, giving the protein MATKKMHVKTNDMVMITAGKDRGKTGKVQKIFADKGRLIVENVNMIKRHTRPRPGQSEGGIVEKEAPLDASNVMLVCPSCSKPVRTGKRVLDDGSKVRFCKKCNEIVDK
- the rplN gene encoding 50S ribosomal protein L14, giving the protein MIQMQSMLDVADNSGARKLCCVKVLGGSKRKYAGLGDIIICSVKEALPNSKVKKGDIVRAVIVRTAKEVPRPDGSYIRFDNNSAVVVNAAGEPVGTRIFGPVARELRARQFMKIVSLAPEVL
- the rpsQ gene encoding 30S ribosomal protein S17; the encoded protein is MTKQRGNRKTRIGIVVSDKMDKTVVVRVDQMVKHPVYRKYIRRKVTCKAHDELNSCQAGDKVLIVESRPLSKEKRWQVREILEKTTMV
- the rpmC gene encoding 50S ribosomal protein L29; protein product: MKATEMREMSLDELDQKNQELNKELFNLRFQMHTGHLENTARLSQVRKDIARIKTIMVEKKV
- the rplP gene encoding 50S ribosomal protein L16; the encoded protein is MLMPKKVKYRKQQKGRMKGAAQRGTELNFGDFGLQAIECGWLSSRQIEAARRAMTRYIKRGGKIWIRAFPHKPLTKKPAETRMGKGKGSPESWVAVVKPGHMLYEMQGVEEGIAREAFRLAAHKLPMKTKFVTREAFGHEGD
- the rpsC gene encoding 30S ribosomal protein S3 — its product is MGQKVHPVGFRLGVIRTWDSRWYAEENYADLVHEDIKLRDYLKKRLYHAGISKIEMERAANKAKINIYAARPGIIIGKKGSEVEALKKELAKLTDKEIFINIQEVRKPEIDAQLVAENVALQLERRVAFRRAMKKSVSQALKFGAQGIKINCAGRLGGAEMSRTEWYREGRVPLHTLRADIDYGFAEAKTTYGIIGVKVLIFKGEVLKQEQQ
- the rplV gene encoding 50S ribosomal protein L22 produces the protein MESSAKLRYARLSAQKARLVVDLVRGRNVQDALTVLKYSPQKAAGIVSKLVASAVANAEQKGVSDVDRLYVKQIFVNQGPALKRFIPRAMGRASRIRKPTSHITVVLGLK
- the rpsS gene encoding 30S ribosomal protein S19, whose product is MARSIKKGPYIQDSLLRKVDIEGGTTRKAVIKTWSRRSTIIPEFVGHTFAVHNGKKFIPVFITENMVGHKLGEFAPTRTYYGHGADKKGKGKRK